A window from Nocardioides mesophilus encodes these proteins:
- the trhA gene encoding PAQR family membrane homeostasis protein TrhA, which translates to MDYSGSAAAHRVTEQVAEVVAEVRPRMRGWLHAAAAPLALIGGILLVALSPPGSVRIGSAIFTGCALLLFSVSATMHRGGWSPRTNLVLTRIDHASIFLLIAGSYTPFSLMLLEGTDRVVLLCIAWGGAAIGIAFRLFVPDAPRWVYTPVYIALGWASVFFAGDFARYPGTAVVVLLALGGFLYTLGAVVYGFRRPNPVPQWFGFHEVFHFLTVVAFAAHYAGVSIAAYSLR; encoded by the coding sequence GTGGATTACTCAGGCAGCGCCGCGGCGCACCGCGTCACCGAGCAGGTGGCCGAGGTGGTCGCGGAGGTGCGTCCGCGGATGCGCGGCTGGCTGCACGCGGCCGCCGCCCCGCTCGCGCTGATCGGCGGGATCCTGCTGGTCGCGCTCTCCCCGCCGGGCAGCGTCCGGATCGGGTCGGCCATCTTCACCGGCTGCGCGCTGCTGCTGTTCAGCGTCTCGGCGACGATGCACCGCGGTGGCTGGTCGCCGCGCACGAACCTGGTGCTCACCCGGATCGACCACGCCAGCATCTTCCTGCTGATCGCGGGCAGCTACACACCGTTCAGCCTGATGCTGCTGGAGGGGACCGACCGCGTGGTGCTGCTCTGCATCGCCTGGGGCGGCGCCGCCATCGGGATCGCGTTCCGGCTGTTCGTCCCGGACGCGCCGCGCTGGGTCTACACCCCCGTCTACATCGCGCTCGGCTGGGCGTCGGTCTTCTTCGCCGGCGACTTCGCCCGCTACCCCGGCACGGCGGTCGTCGTGCTGCTGGCCCTGGGCGGCTTCCTCTACACCCTCGGTGCGGTGGTCTACGGGTTCCGCCGGCCCAACCCGGTGCCGCAGTGGTTCGGTTTCCACGAGGTCTTCCACTTCCTCACCGTCGTCGCGTTCGCCGCGCACTACGCCGGTGTCTCCATCGCCGCGTACTCCCTGCGCTGA
- a CDS encoding GNAT family N-acetyltransferase, with product MSETWLPGDFVHPKRVELPSGQHLRPIRADDTELDLVAVMGSRERLWSMYGEAWGWPPATMTAEQDREDLQHHADEMERNESFNYALFDEQESELLGCVYIEPTDKPGADADVMWWVVDPLVGSEVEQALDDLVPLWIASDWPFEQPRYVGHDLSFEEWLAIPREGRST from the coding sequence ATGAGCGAGACCTGGCTGCCCGGCGACTTCGTCCACCCCAAGCGGGTGGAGCTGCCCAGCGGACAGCACCTGCGGCCGATCCGCGCCGACGACACCGAACTGGACCTGGTCGCGGTGATGGGCTCGCGGGAGCGGCTGTGGTCGATGTACGGCGAGGCCTGGGGCTGGCCGCCCGCGACGATGACCGCCGAGCAGGATCGCGAGGACCTGCAGCACCACGCCGACGAGATGGAGCGCAACGAGTCGTTCAACTACGCCCTGTTCGACGAGCAGGAGAGCGAGCTGCTCGGCTGCGTCTACATCGAGCCGACCGACAAGCCGGGGGCCGACGCGGACGTCATGTGGTGGGTCGTCGACCCGCTGGTCGGCTCCGAGGTGGAGCAGGCGCTCGACGACCTGGTCCCGCTGTGGATCGCCTCGGACTGGCCCTTCGAGCAGCCGCGTTACGTCGGTCACGACCTGTCGTTCGAGGAGTGGCTGGCGATCCCACGCGAGGGCCGTTCCACCTGA
- a CDS encoding GNAT family N-acetyltransferase, protein MPEDCGFSLRPLHPDDAARFAEALNDDHVRYWMHGVPDPYTEADALRDLSGPDDTAVGDLDPYWAWAMADAQDRLVGKVALSDREDATMSLSYWLHPEGRGRGWMTTAVTAVTTWAFTSSGPGLSTVRANVARDNRASRSVLERAGFVVAETHAEYRMGDGSYAPGMRYLLHLAESAS, encoded by the coding sequence TTGCCGGAGGACTGCGGGTTCAGCCTGCGTCCTCTGCACCCTGACGATGCGGCACGGTTCGCGGAGGCGCTCAACGACGACCATGTCCGCTACTGGATGCACGGGGTTCCCGACCCTTACACCGAGGCTGACGCGCTTCGGGATCTGTCCGGTCCGGATGACACCGCGGTCGGAGACCTCGACCCCTACTGGGCGTGGGCCATGGCTGACGCGCAGGACCGGCTGGTGGGCAAAGTGGCCCTGTCGGACCGGGAAGACGCCACGATGAGCCTCTCCTACTGGCTGCACCCGGAGGGTCGTGGGCGGGGCTGGATGACCACCGCAGTCACGGCGGTAACCACCTGGGCCTTCACGTCCTCCGGCCCTGGGCTCTCGACCGTTCGAGCGAATGTCGCCAGGGACAACCGGGCCTCCCGATCCGTGCTCGAGCGCGCCGGGTTCGTCGTCGCCGAGACGCACGCTGAGTATCGAATGGGAGACGGTTCCTACGCTCCCGGCATGCGGTACCTGCTCCACCTTGCCGAATCCGCCTCGTGA
- a CDS encoding nucleoside deaminase: MGTSDLWAAPMQEALAEARAALATSDVPIGAVVLDPVGAVIGRGRNEREAYADPTAHAEVVALREAARSRGEWRLDGCTLVVTLEPCTMCAGALVLARVQRLVFGAFDDKAGAVGSLWDVVRDRRLNHRPEVISGVLAHESTDLLLDFFAGHRGDRA, from the coding sequence ATGGGAACCTCCGACCTCTGGGCCGCCCCGATGCAGGAGGCCCTCGCCGAGGCGCGTGCGGCGCTGGCCACCTCCGACGTACCCATCGGCGCCGTCGTGCTCGACCCCGTCGGCGCGGTGATCGGGCGCGGCCGCAACGAGCGCGAGGCGTACGCCGACCCGACCGCGCACGCGGAGGTCGTGGCGCTGCGCGAGGCCGCGCGGTCGCGGGGCGAGTGGCGGCTCGACGGTTGCACGCTGGTGGTCACGCTCGAGCCGTGCACGATGTGCGCCGGTGCGCTGGTGCTCGCCCGGGTGCAGCGGCTCGTGTTCGGCGCGTTCGACGACAAGGCCGGCGCGGTTGGGTCGCTCTGGGACGTGGTCCGCGACCGGCGGCTCAACCACCGGCCCGAGGTGATCAGCGGCGTGCTGGCCCACGAGTCGACCGACCTGCTGCTGGACTTCTTCGCCGGTCACCGTGGTGACCGGGCCTGA
- a CDS encoding NAD(P)/FAD-dependent oxidoreductase — MSADTGPLVVVGGGLAGAKAVEAARAAGFGGEVVLVGAEPHLPYERPPLSKDYLMGKAPFEDAVVHDEGWYAAHQVDLRRGVTVTALDLERHEVRIGAESLRYERLLLATGAVPRRLAMADSSGAPVAYLRSVDDSDRLRAALRPEARIVVVGGGWIGLEVAAAARNAGAQVTVVEPLELPLLRVLGPEVARIFAALHRSQGVDLRLATSMEGVAAAGAGAAVRLGDGSTLEADLVVVGIGVVPDTALASEAGLEVDNGIVVDEHLRTSHPDVFAAGDVASAWHPLLRQRVRVEHWDNAVEQGTAAGRNLAGESVAYDRMPYFFTDQYDLGMEYVGHVGAQGYDAVVVRGEPSAGSDPFTAFWLREGRVLAGMQANDWDATDAIRALVGRSVDVPSLQDTSVPLSELADGA, encoded by the coding sequence ATGAGCGCTGACACAGGTCCCCTCGTCGTCGTCGGCGGCGGGCTCGCCGGCGCCAAGGCCGTCGAGGCCGCCCGGGCCGCCGGGTTCGGCGGCGAGGTGGTGCTGGTGGGCGCGGAGCCGCACCTGCCCTACGAGCGGCCGCCGCTGTCCAAGGACTACCTGATGGGCAAGGCGCCCTTCGAGGACGCGGTCGTGCACGACGAGGGCTGGTACGCCGCGCACCAGGTCGACCTGCGCCGGGGGGTCACGGTGACCGCCCTCGACCTCGAGCGCCACGAGGTGCGGATCGGTGCGGAGTCGCTGCGCTACGAGCGGCTGCTGCTGGCCACCGGCGCGGTCCCCCGGCGGCTCGCGATGGCCGACTCCTCGGGCGCCCCGGTGGCCTACCTCCGCTCGGTCGACGACAGCGACCGGCTCCGCGCCGCGCTGCGCCCCGAGGCCCGGATCGTCGTCGTCGGCGGCGGCTGGATCGGCCTGGAGGTCGCCGCCGCCGCCCGCAACGCCGGTGCCCAGGTCACGGTGGTGGAGCCGCTGGAGCTGCCGCTGCTGCGGGTGCTCGGTCCCGAGGTCGCCCGGATCTTCGCGGCCCTGCACCGCAGCCAGGGCGTCGACCTGCGGTTGGCCACCTCGATGGAGGGCGTCGCAGCGGCCGGTGCGGGCGCCGCCGTACGCCTCGGGGACGGGTCCACGCTGGAGGCCGACCTGGTGGTCGTCGGGATCGGCGTCGTCCCGGACACCGCGCTGGCCTCCGAGGCCGGGCTCGAGGTCGACAACGGGATCGTCGTCGACGAGCACCTGCGGACCTCGCACCCCGACGTCTTCGCCGCCGGCGACGTGGCCTCCGCCTGGCACCCGCTGCTGCGTCAGCGGGTCCGCGTCGAGCACTGGGACAACGCCGTCGAGCAGGGCACCGCGGCCGGACGCAACCTGGCCGGCGAGAGTGTCGCCTACGACCGGATGCCGTACTTCTTCACCGACCAGTACGACCTCGGCATGGAGTACGTCGGGCACGTCGGCGCCCAGGGGTACGACGCCGTGGTGGTGCGCGGCGAGCCGAGCGCGGGCAGCGACCCGTTCACCGCGTTCTGGCTGCGCGAGGGCCGGGTGCTGGCCGGGATGCAGGCCAACGACTGGGACGCCACCGACGCGATCCGAGCCCTGGTCGGCCGGTCGGTCGACGTGCCCTCGCTGCAGGACACCTCGGTGCCGCTCTCAGAGCTGGCCGACGGGGCATGA
- a CDS encoding helicase HerA-like domain-containing protein, protein MTEHPIEAAVAAGYAFEGPALELGGLMIDASTLTDVAVRIPLGMLNRHGLVAGATGTGKTKTLQLLAEQLATQGVPVFAADIKGDLSGLAAPGQESPRISERAASVGQTWTARGFPVEYYALGGQGTGVPLRATMTAFGPTLLAKVLGLNDTQESSLGLVFHYADKAGLPLLDLADLRAVVQYLVSDEGKADLKGLGGLSSSTAGVILRELIAFSDQGADAFFGEPEFESADLLRTTADGLGVISLVELPNLQDRPAVFSTFLMWLLADLFHDLPEVGDVDKPKLVFFFDEAHLLFHDASKDFLSAIAQTVRLIRSKGVGVFFVTQSPTDVPDDVLGQLGSRVQHQLRAHTPNDAKALKQTVSTYPVSAYHDLGAVLTSLGIGEAVVTVMNERGAPTPVAWTRLRAPESLMAPADPAAMQAAVLASPLQAKYAETIDRDSAHERLAAKVEAGAAKAEAEAAASPNAPDARVRRPRKRAKVDYPAPARRQEGPGDVLADVISSPIAKDLMRTAAREILRGVFRTGRR, encoded by the coding sequence ATGACCGAGCACCCGATCGAAGCAGCGGTGGCAGCCGGCTATGCCTTCGAGGGCCCGGCCCTCGAGCTGGGCGGCCTGATGATCGACGCGAGCACGCTCACCGACGTCGCGGTGCGGATCCCGCTCGGCATGCTGAACCGGCACGGTCTGGTGGCCGGAGCCACCGGCACCGGCAAGACCAAGACGCTGCAGCTGCTCGCCGAGCAGCTCGCCACCCAGGGCGTGCCGGTCTTCGCCGCGGACATCAAGGGCGACCTCTCCGGGCTCGCGGCGCCGGGCCAGGAGAGCCCCCGGATCAGCGAGCGGGCCGCCTCGGTCGGGCAGACCTGGACCGCCCGCGGCTTCCCGGTGGAGTACTACGCCCTCGGCGGCCAGGGCACCGGGGTCCCGCTACGGGCCACGATGACCGCCTTCGGCCCGACCCTGCTGGCCAAGGTGCTCGGGCTCAACGACACCCAGGAGTCGTCGCTGGGGCTGGTCTTCCACTACGCCGACAAGGCGGGTCTGCCGCTGCTGGACCTCGCCGACCTGCGCGCGGTGGTGCAGTACCTCGTCTCCGACGAGGGCAAGGCCGACCTCAAGGGGCTCGGCGGACTCTCCTCCTCGACCGCGGGCGTGATCCTGCGCGAGCTGATCGCGTTCAGCGACCAGGGCGCCGACGCGTTCTTCGGCGAGCCGGAGTTCGAGTCCGCCGACCTGCTGCGGACCACCGCCGACGGACTCGGCGTGATCTCGCTGGTCGAGCTGCCGAACCTGCAGGACCGGCCGGCAGTCTTCTCCACCTTCTTGATGTGGCTGCTCGCGGACCTCTTCCACGACCTGCCCGAGGTCGGCGACGTGGACAAGCCGAAGCTGGTGTTCTTCTTCGACGAGGCGCACCTGCTCTTCCACGACGCCTCCAAGGACTTCCTCTCCGCCATCGCGCAGACGGTCCGGCTGATCCGGTCCAAGGGGGTCGGTGTCTTCTTCGTGACCCAGTCGCCCACCGACGTCCCGGACGACGTCCTCGGGCAGCTCGGCTCCCGCGTGCAGCACCAGCTCCGGGCGCACACCCCCAACGACGCCAAGGCGTTGAAGCAGACGGTGAGCACCTACCCGGTCTCGGCCTACCACGACCTCGGGGCGGTGCTCACCTCATTGGGCATCGGCGAGGCGGTGGTCACGGTGATGAACGAGCGCGGGGCGCCGACCCCGGTGGCGTGGACCCGGCTCCGGGCACCCGAGTCCTTGATGGCCCCGGCCGACCCGGCCGCGATGCAGGCCGCGGTGCTCGCCTCGCCGCTGCAGGCGAAGTACGCCGAGACGATCGACCGTGACTCCGCGCACGAGCGTCTCGCCGCCAAGGTGGAGGCCGGCGCCGCGAAGGCCGAGGCGGAGGCCGCCGCCTCGCCGAACGCGCCGGACGCGCGCGTGAGGAGGCCGCGCAAGCGGGCCAAGGTCGACTACCCCGCCCCGGCTCGTCGGCAGGAGGGGCCGGGCGACGTGCTCGCCGACGTCATCAGCTCACCGATCGCCAAGGACCTGATGCGCACGGCGGCGCGCGAGATCCTGCGCGGGGTGTTCCGCACCGGCCGACGCTGA
- a CDS encoding type II toxin-antitoxin system VapB family antitoxin → MIFKRVGSGKPYPEHGLTAKDWASLPPRQVRLDELVTTKDTLHLVALLDEDSTFFGDLFAHVVEWRDELYLEDGLHRALRAALQQRQVLHARVYVMAG, encoded by the coding sequence GTGATCTTCAAGCGCGTGGGCTCCGGCAAGCCGTACCCCGAGCACGGGTTGACGGCCAAGGACTGGGCCTCGCTACCGCCACGACAGGTGCGGCTCGACGAGCTGGTCACCACCAAGGACACGCTCCACCTGGTCGCGCTGCTCGACGAGGACTCGACCTTCTTCGGCGACCTGTTCGCGCACGTGGTCGAGTGGCGCGACGAGCTCTACCTCGAGGACGGTCTGCACCGCGCCCTGCGAGCAGCGCTGCAGCAGCGGCAGGTGCTTCACGCTCGCGTCTACGTCATGGCAGGCTGA
- a CDS encoding potassium/proton antiporter, with translation MVLLIGAVVMLVAILAVRLSVGVGLPSLLVYLFMGVLLGEAGAGIRFEDANVAHALGFAALVLILAEGGLTTSWSEIRPAMKLGVSLATLGVTVSVGIMALGGHYLFGLEWQLAILLGAVTSPTDAAAVFSVLRRVPLPRRLTGALEAESGLNDAPTVLLVTLVSSGTALDHGVLGFAGIVVYELVLGVVAGLAVGFGGAWVMRRVALPSSGLYPLAVLALTVLAYAGTAALHASGFAAVYVAALVLGNSELPHRAATRSFAEGVAWLAQIGLFVMLGLLLSPGRISWSHVLLAVLAGLLLTYVARPLSVFACWFALPLSLRERLFVSWAGLRGAVPIVLTTIPLAADVEGSQELFDIVFVMVVIYTLLTGPTLPLVARLLGVAQRDEPRDLEVEAAPLERIAADLLQVSITRRSRLHGVEVGELRLPLGSSVSLVVREGHTLVPDTRTVLRQGDELLVVTPRKLREQTEERLRAVSRRGRLAHWLQEP, from the coding sequence ATGGTCCTCCTGATCGGCGCCGTCGTCATGCTCGTGGCGATCCTCGCGGTGCGGCTCTCGGTCGGTGTCGGCCTGCCGAGCCTGCTGGTCTACCTCTTCATGGGCGTGCTGCTCGGTGAGGCCGGAGCGGGGATCCGCTTCGAGGACGCCAACGTCGCGCACGCGTTGGGCTTCGCCGCGCTGGTGCTGATCCTGGCCGAGGGCGGCCTGACCACGAGCTGGTCGGAGATCCGGCCGGCCATGAAGCTCGGGGTGTCCCTGGCCACGCTCGGCGTCACGGTCAGCGTCGGCATCATGGCGCTGGGAGGGCACTACCTGTTCGGCCTGGAGTGGCAGCTCGCGATCCTGCTCGGGGCGGTCACCTCGCCGACAGACGCCGCGGCGGTGTTCTCGGTGCTGCGTCGGGTGCCCCTGCCGCGCCGCCTGACCGGCGCCCTCGAGGCGGAGTCCGGCCTCAACGACGCGCCGACCGTCCTGCTGGTCACCCTCGTCAGCTCCGGGACCGCCCTGGACCACGGGGTGCTCGGCTTCGCCGGCATCGTCGTCTACGAGCTCGTGCTCGGCGTGGTCGCCGGGCTGGCGGTCGGCTTCGGCGGCGCCTGGGTGATGCGCCGCGTGGCGCTCCCGTCCTCGGGCCTCTACCCGCTGGCGGTGCTGGCACTGACGGTGCTGGCGTACGCCGGCACCGCGGCGCTGCACGCCTCGGGGTTCGCCGCCGTCTACGTCGCGGCACTCGTGCTGGGCAACAGCGAGCTGCCGCACCGCGCCGCCACCCGGTCCTTCGCCGAGGGGGTCGCCTGGCTGGCCCAGATCGGCCTGTTCGTGATGCTCGGGCTGCTGCTCTCGCCCGGCCGGATCTCGTGGAGCCACGTGCTCCTGGCGGTGCTGGCCGGGCTGCTGCTGACCTACGTCGCCCGACCGCTCTCGGTCTTCGCCTGCTGGTTCGCGCTGCCGCTGTCGCTGCGCGAACGGCTCTTCGTCTCCTGGGCGGGGCTGCGCGGCGCCGTACCCATCGTGCTCACCACGATCCCGCTGGCCGCCGACGTGGAGGGCTCGCAGGAGCTGTTCGACATCGTCTTCGTGATGGTCGTGATCTACACGCTGCTGACCGGCCCGACGCTGCCGCTGGTGGCGCGGCTGCTCGGCGTCGCGCAGCGCGACGAGCCGCGGGACCTCGAGGTGGAGGCGGCGCCGCTCGAGCGGATCGCCGCCGACCTGCTCCAGGTGAGCATCACGCGACGCTCACGGCTGCACGGCGTCGAGGTCGGGGAGCTCCGGCTGCCCCTCGGCTCGTCGGTCTCCCTGGTGGTCCGCGAGGGACACACGCTGGTCCCGGACACCCGGACGGTGCTGCGACAGGGGGACGAGTTGCTGGTGGTGACCCCGCGCAAGCTGCGGGAGCAGACCGAGGAGCGGCTCCGGGCGGTGTCGCGCCGGGGCAGGCTCGCGCACTGGCTCCAGGAGCCCTAG
- a CDS encoding serine hydrolase domain-containing protein: MSAMPDRFAPVRQVFAEIVAASSGTGSAFAAWHDGHWVVDVWGGFADAARTRPWQRDTLVMPYSVTKPFAALCVLLLVDRGKVDLDAPMTTYWPALPGGATVRQVLDHTAGHVLLEAPAPTEAFYDWHLMCRLLERQQPAWPPGDGVGESALFYGHLLGEVVHRVDGRTLGGFLREEVCGPLGLDFHVGVPEQDLGRVADLTGYGEEFRRRGESGDGFMMRARANPPGAYDPAVVNGAAWRRAEVAAVNGHGTARAVAGLYAALATGRLLSSTLLAEMTAVSAHGEDRVVGEVRDWGLGVAVDADGFGMGGTGGSVGWWSDVGQYALSFVTGDVAGHDRVDRLENTLREVLGLPPL; the protein is encoded by the coding sequence ATGAGCGCCATGCCCGACCGCTTCGCGCCGGTGCGCCAGGTCTTCGCCGAGATCGTCGCCGCCTCGTCCGGCACCGGCTCGGCCTTCGCCGCGTGGCACGACGGCCACTGGGTCGTCGACGTCTGGGGCGGCTTCGCCGACGCGGCCCGCACCCGCCCCTGGCAGCGGGACACGCTGGTGATGCCGTACTCGGTGACCAAGCCGTTCGCCGCCCTCTGCGTGCTGCTCCTCGTCGATCGCGGGAAGGTCGACCTGGACGCGCCGATGACGACGTACTGGCCGGCCCTGCCCGGCGGCGCCACCGTCCGGCAGGTGCTCGACCACACCGCGGGACACGTGCTGCTCGAGGCGCCCGCACCGACGGAGGCCTTCTACGACTGGCACCTGATGTGCCGGCTGCTCGAGCGGCAGCAGCCGGCCTGGCCGCCCGGGGACGGCGTCGGCGAGTCGGCGCTGTTCTACGGCCACCTTCTCGGCGAGGTGGTGCACCGCGTCGACGGCCGCACCCTCGGCGGGTTCCTGCGCGAGGAGGTCTGCGGGCCGCTCGGGCTGGACTTCCACGTCGGGGTCCCCGAGCAGGACCTGGGCCGGGTGGCGGACCTGACCGGCTACGGCGAGGAGTTCCGGCGGCGCGGCGAGTCCGGCGACGGGTTCATGATGCGGGCGCGGGCCAACCCACCGGGGGCGTACGACCCGGCGGTGGTGAACGGTGCGGCGTGGCGACGTGCGGAGGTGGCCGCGGTCAACGGGCACGGGACCGCGCGGGCGGTGGCCGGGCTCTACGCCGCGCTGGCCACCGGCCGGCTGCTCTCGTCGACCTTGCTCGCGGAGATGACCGCGGTCTCGGCGCACGGCGAGGACCGGGTCGTCGGCGAGGTCCGCGACTGGGGCCTCGGCGTCGCCGTCGACGCCGACGGGTTCGGGATGGGCGGCACCGGTGGGAGCGTCGGCTGGTGGAGCGACGTCGGTCAGTACGCCCTCTCCTTCGTCACCGGTGACGTGGCCGGACACGACCGCGTCGACCGCCTGGAGAACACGCTGCGCGAGGTCCTCGGGCTGCCGCCGCTGTGA
- a CDS encoding STAS domain-containing protein — protein MYAENDLLDIAVTDHGDQTLVTLRGELDLATQGTFRTQVIDLLVSGSNRLVIDLSELDFLDSTGLGALIGIRRRAHALQGSMTLVCPTHAVMELFSIAGLEKVFDIRPSLDVALDSGVPQA, from the coding sequence GTGTACGCCGAGAACGACCTGCTCGACATCGCCGTGACCGATCACGGCGACCAGACCCTCGTGACCCTCCGCGGCGAGCTCGACCTCGCCACCCAGGGCACCTTCCGCACGCAGGTCATCGACCTGCTGGTCTCCGGCTCCAACCGTCTCGTGATCGACCTCTCGGAGCTGGACTTCCTGGACTCCACCGGGCTCGGCGCGCTGATCGGGATCCGCCGCCGGGCGCACGCCCTGCAGGGCTCGATGACGCTGGTCTGCCCGACCCACGCCGTGATGGAGCTGTTCAGCATCGCCGGCCTGGAGAAGGTCTTCGACATCCGGCCGAGCCTCGACGTCGCGCTCGACTCCGGCGTGCCGCAGGCCTGA
- a CDS encoding pyridoxal phosphate-dependent aminotransferase, which translates to MQTLQVAARAAVPPFHVMDLLAAAAERQRSHGDLLNLVAGQPSTPAPGPVREAARRALDQHVLGYTVASGIPELREAIAGHHARRHGIDVDPADVVVTTGSSGGFLLAFLAAFEAGDRVAIARPGYPCYRNVLTALGCEVVELPTGPGSRYQPTVAMLEELQADRPVQGLVVASPANPTGTMLRPEELAGLARWCEGNGVQLISDEIYHGIEYATPRLGSSAWETSREAVVFDSFSKYFSMTGWRIGWMLVPERLRRPVDVLTGNFTICPPVLSQHAAVAAFTEESYAECDGHVTRYAENRALLLEGLPRLGIDRLAPADGAFYAYADVGHLTEDSMALCHRLLAETGVATAPGIDFDTEAGNRFLRFSFAGSTAEVAEALERLEKWLPGAL; encoded by the coding sequence GTGCAGACCTTGCAGGTGGCCGCCCGCGCCGCCGTACCCCCCTTCCACGTCATGGACCTGCTCGCCGCCGCCGCCGAGCGGCAGCGCAGCCACGGCGACCTGCTGAACCTGGTCGCGGGCCAGCCCTCCACCCCGGCTCCGGGGCCGGTGCGCGAGGCAGCCCGGCGTGCGCTGGACCAGCACGTGCTCGGCTACACCGTGGCCTCCGGGATCCCCGAGCTGCGCGAGGCGATCGCGGGCCACCACGCACGCCGGCACGGCATCGACGTCGACCCCGCTGACGTCGTGGTCACCACCGGCTCCTCCGGAGGGTTCCTGCTGGCGTTCCTCGCCGCCTTCGAGGCCGGGGACCGGGTGGCGATCGCGCGGCCGGGCTACCCCTGCTACCGCAACGTCCTGACCGCCCTCGGCTGCGAGGTCGTGGAGCTGCCGACCGGCCCCGGGTCCCGCTACCAGCCGACCGTGGCGATGCTGGAGGAGCTGCAGGCCGACCGTCCCGTGCAGGGGCTGGTGGTGGCCAGCCCGGCCAACCCCACCGGCACCATGCTGCGCCCCGAGGAGCTGGCCGGGCTGGCCCGCTGGTGCGAGGGCAACGGCGTCCAGCTGATCAGCGACGAGATCTACCACGGGATCGAGTACGCCACCCCGCGGCTCGGCTCCTCGGCCTGGGAGACCTCCCGGGAGGCGGTGGTCTTCGACTCGTTCTCCAAGTACTTCTCGATGACCGGGTGGCGGATCGGCTGGATGCTGGTGCCGGAGCGGCTGCGCCGACCGGTCGACGTGCTGACCGGCAACTTCACGATCTGCCCGCCGGTGCTCTCCCAGCACGCGGCGGTCGCGGCGTTCACCGAGGAGTCCTACGCCGAGTGCGACGGCCACGTGACCCGGTACGCCGAGAACCGGGCGCTGCTGCTCGAGGGTCTGCCCCGGCTGGGGATCGACCGGCTGGCCCCGGCCGATGGGGCGTTCTACGCCTACGCCGACGTCGGCCACCTCACCGAGGACTCGATGGCGCTCTGCCACCGGCTGCTCGCCGAGACCGGCGTGGCGACGGCTCCGGGCATCGACTTCGACACCGAGGCGGGGAACCGCTTCCTGCGCTTCTCCTTCGCCGGCAGCACCGCCGAGGTGGCCGAGGCCCTGGAGCGGCTAGAGAAGTGGCTGCCCGGCGCGCTGTGA
- a CDS encoding zinc-dependent alcohol dehydrogenase, with amino-acid sequence MKAVTWQGVHDMRVIEVPDPRIEEPTDAVIKVTSSGLCGSDLHLYETLAPFMEAGDIVGHEPMGIVEGVGSAVTSLKVGDRVVVPFNVCCGSCWMCERKLYSQCETTQNHEHGTGASFFGYSKLYGQVPGGQAEYLRVPFADFLPVKVPQGPSDDRFLFLSDVLPTAWQALQYADVPDGGTLLVLGAGPIGDMAARMGVRAGHRVISVDRVPERLARVEQYGAEILDLDEAEKVSGVAEVVRECTGGRGADAVIDAVGMEAHGSPAAATLQKFVGMLPDALAEPMLKQAGVDRMAALYTAIDSVRRGGTISVAGVYGGALDPMPMFQMFDKQVQLRMGQANVRAWTDQLLGMLTEEDVFGVESFATHHLPLDEAPNAYEHFQKKEEGMVKVVFRP; translated from the coding sequence ATGAAGGCAGTGACCTGGCAGGGCGTCCACGACATGCGGGTGATCGAGGTCCCGGACCCGCGCATCGAGGAGCCCACCGACGCGGTTATCAAGGTGACCTCCTCGGGGCTGTGCGGCTCCGACCTGCACCTCTACGAGACCCTGGCGCCGTTCATGGAGGCCGGCGACATCGTCGGTCACGAGCCGATGGGCATCGTCGAGGGGGTGGGTAGCGCCGTCACCTCGCTGAAGGTCGGGGACCGGGTGGTCGTCCCGTTCAACGTCTGCTGCGGGTCGTGCTGGATGTGTGAGCGCAAGCTCTACAGCCAGTGCGAGACCACGCAGAACCACGAGCACGGCACGGGAGCCAGCTTCTTCGGCTACAGCAAGCTCTACGGGCAGGTGCCCGGCGGTCAGGCGGAGTACCTCCGCGTGCCGTTCGCCGACTTCCTCCCGGTCAAGGTGCCGCAGGGGCCCTCGGACGATCGCTTCCTCTTCCTCTCCGACGTGCTGCCGACCGCCTGGCAGGCGCTGCAGTACGCCGACGTCCCCGACGGCGGCACCCTGCTCGTGCTCGGCGCCGGCCCGATCGGCGACATGGCGGCCCGGATGGGCGTCCGCGCGGGCCACCGCGTCATCTCGGTCGACCGTGTCCCCGAGCGGCTGGCGCGCGTGGAGCAGTACGGCGCCGAGATCCTCGACCTCGACGAGGCGGAGAAGGTCTCGGGAGTGGCCGAGGTGGTCCGGGAGTGCACCGGTGGCCGCGGCGCCGACGCGGTCATCGACGCGGTGGGGATGGAGGCACACGGCTCGCCGGCCGCGGCGACGCTGCAGAAGTTCGTCGGGATGCTTCCCGACGCGCTCGCCGAGCCGATGCTGAAGCAGGCCGGCGTGGACCGGATGGCCGCGCTGTACACCGCGATCGACTCGGTGCGCCGCGGCGGCACCATCTCGGTCGCCGGTGTCTACGGCGGCGCCCTGGACCCGATGCCGATGTTCCAGATGTTCGACAAGCAAGTGCAACTGCGGATGGGGCAGGCGAACGTACGGGCCTGGACCGACCAGCTGCTGGGCATGCTGACCGAGGAGGACGTCTTCGGCGTCGAGTCCTTCGCCACCCACCACCTCCCGCTGGACGAGGCGCCGAACGCCTACGAGCACTTCCAGAAGAAGGAGGAGGGCATGGTCAAGGTGGTCTTCCGACCCTGA